In Palaemon carinicauda isolate YSFRI2023 chromosome 18, ASM3689809v2, whole genome shotgun sequence, a genomic segment contains:
- the LOC137658044 gene encoding fap1 adhesin-like, giving the protein MPSGTSGWMSSGMAEGMSSRMSEWVSSGMSELMSYGMSEWMSSGMYHWMSSGMSEWVSSGMSEWMSSGMSELITSGMSEWMSSGMSEWVSSGMYEWMSSEMSECMTSGMTEWISSWMSGWM; this is encoded by the coding sequence ATGCCTTCTGGAACATCTGGTTGGATGTCTTCTGGAATGGCTGAAGGTATGTCTTCTAGAATGTCTGAATGGGTGTCATCTGGAATGTCTGAATTGATGTCTTATGGAATGTCTGAATGGATGTCTTCTGGAATGTATCATTGGATGTCTTCTGGAATGTCTGAATGGGTGTCAtctggaatgtctgaatggatgTCTTCTGGCATGTCTGAATTGATAACAtctggaatgtctgaatggatgTCTTCTGGAATGTCTGAATGGGTGTCATCTGGAATGTATGAATGGATGTCTTCTGAAATGTCTGAATGTATGACTTCTGGAATGACTGAATGGATATCTTCTTGGATGTCTGGATGGATGTAA
- the LOC137658043 gene encoding clumping factor A-like, producing the protein MMSWDVATTEDKNEKEHGFKVIEKVLHYYIHSDILDDILSDIPDDIHSDIPEDIHSDIPDDIHSDIPEDIHSDIPGYIHSDIPDDTHSDIPDDIHSAIPEDIHPDIPDSIHSDIPEDIHSDIPDDNHSDIPDDIHSVIPEDIHPDIPDNIHSDIQEDIHSYIPDDTHSDIPEDIHSDIPDVINSDMPEDIHSDIPDDNHSDIPDDIHSAIPEDIHPDIPDGIHSDIQEDIHSDIPEDIHSNIPDDNHSDIPDDIHSAIPEDIHPDIPDGIHSDIQEDIHSDIPEDIHLDIPDGIHSDIPEDIQSDIAEDIHSAFPDDIHSDIPEDIHSDIPENIYSDIPEVIRSDIQGSQITSIQTSKKISIQSFQKSYIQTFQKTSIHTFTHSDIPEDIHSDIPDVINSDMPEDIHSDIPDDIHSDIPEDIHSDIPGDIHSDIPDDTHSDIPDDIHSAIPEDIHPDIPDSIHSYIPEDIHSDIPDDNHSDIPDDIHSVIPEDIHPDIPDNIHSDIQEDIHSYIPDDTHSDIPEDIHSDIPDVINSDMPEDIHSDIPDDNHSDIPDDIHSAIPEDIHPDIPDGIHSDIQEDIHSDIPEDIHSNIPDDNHSDIPDDIHSAIPEDIHPDIPDGIHSDIQEDIHSDIPEDIHLDIPDGIHSDIPEDIQSDIAEDIHSAFPDDNHSDIPEDIHSDIPENIYSDIPEVIRSDIQGSQITSIQTSKKISIQSFQKSYIQTFQKTSIHTFTHSDIPEDIHSDIPDVINSDMPEDIHSDIPDDTHSDIPEDIQ; encoded by the coding sequence ACTACATCCATTCAGACATTCTAGATGACATCCTTTCAGACATTCCAGATGAcatccattcagacattccagaggatatccattcagacattccagaTGACATCCATTCAGACATTCCGGAAGATATTCATTCAGACATTCCAGGGTATatccattcagacattccagaTGACACCCATTCAGATATTCCAGATGACATACATTCAGCCATTCCAGAAGATATCCATCCAGACATTCCAGATAGcatccattcagacattccagaagacatccattcagacattccagaTGACAACCATTCAGATATTCCAGATGACATACATTCAGTCATTCCAGAAGATATCCATCCAGACATTCCAGATAACATCCATTCAGACATTCAAGAAGATATCCATTCATACATTCCAGATGACACCCATTCAGACATTCCAGAAGAcatccattcagacattccagaTGTCATCAATTCAGACATGCCAGAAGAcatccattcagacattccagaTGACAACCATTCAGATATTCCAGATGACATACATTCAGCCATTCCAGAAGACATCCATCCAGACATTCCAGATGGCATCCATTCAGACATTCAAGAAGAcatccattcagacattccagaAGACATCCATTCAAACATTCCAGATGACAACCATTCAGATATTCCAGATGACATACATTCAGCCATTCCAGAAGACATCCATCCAGACATTCCAGATGGCATCCATTCAGACATTCAAGAAGATATCCATTCGGACATTCCAGAAGACATTCATTTAGACATTCCAGATGGcatccattcagacattccagaAGACATCCAATCAGACATTGCAGAAGACATCCATTCAGCCTTTCCAGATGAcatccattcagacattccagaAGACATCCATTCAGACATTCCGGAAAATATCTATTCAGACATTCCAGAAGTCATACGTTCAGACATTCAGGGATCCCAGATTACATCCATCCAGACATCCAAGAAGATATCCATTCAGTCATTCCAGAAGTCATACATTCAGACATTTCAGAAGACATCCATTCATACATTCACCCATTCAGACATTCCAGAAGAcatccattcagacattccagaTGTCATCAATTCAGACATGCCAGAAGAcatccattcagacattccagaTGACATCCATTCAGACATTCCGGAAGATATTCATTCAGACATTCCAGGGGATatccattcagacattccagaTGACACCCATTCAGATATTCCAGATGACATACATTCAGCCATTCCAGAAGATATCCATCCAGACATTCCAGATAGCATCCATTCATACATTCCAGAAGAcatccattcagacattccagaTGACAACCATTCAGATATTCCAGATGACATACATTCAGTCATTCCAGAAGATATCCATCCAGACATTCCAGATAACATCCATTCAGACATTCAAGAAGATATCCATTCATACATTCCAGATGACACCCATTCAGACATTCCAGAAGAcatccattcagacattccagaTGTCATCAATTCAGACATGCCAGAAGAcatccattcagacattccagaTGACAACCATTCAGATATTCCAGATGACATACATTCAGCCATTCCAGAAGACATCCATCCAGACATTCCAGATGGCATCCATTCAGACATTCAAGAAGAcatccattcagacattccagaAGACATCCATTCAAACATTCCAGATGACAACCATTCAGATATTCCAGATGACATACATTCAGCCATTCCAGAAGACATCCATCCAGACATTCCAGATGGCATCCATTCAGACATTCAAGAAGATATCCATTCGGACATTCCAGAAGACATTCATTTAGACATTCCAGATGGcatccattcagacattccagaAGACATCCAATCAGACATTGCAGAAGACATCCATTCAGCCTTTCCAGATGACAACCATTCAGATATTCCAGAAGACATCCATTCAGACATTCCGGAAAATATCTATTCAGACATTCCAGAAGTCATACGTTCAGACATTCAGGGATCCCAGATTACATCCATCCAGACATCCAAGAAGATATCCATTCAGTCATTCCAGAAGTCATACATTCAGACATTTCAGAAGACATCCATTCATACATTCACCCATTCAGACATTCCAGAAGAcatccattcagacattccagaTGTCATCAATTCAGACATGCCAGAAGAcatccattcagacattccagaTGACACCCATTCAGACATTCCAGAAGACATCCAATGA